The following are encoded in a window of Candidatus Cloacimonadaceae bacterium genomic DNA:
- a CDS encoding HAD family hydrolase, producing MNTKPKIKAIIFDLDGTLLDSLRDIAISMNQALADSGFPIHEIEDYKGFVGNGLFELCRKVAPKSVKSEKEIEALAEKFWYLYETQWYLHTKTYPGVLYLIQLSVARKLKVAILSNKVHYFTKKMIRHFFRGVMVNHGKNPFGIYSGEQPDMPVKPDPTRALELAKRLKVKPENIAFLGDSAIDVETAKNAGMISVGAAWGFRGRAELEAAGADLIFDTPTEFSTYLEKSPVI from the coding sequence ATGAATACGAAACCCAAAATCAAGGCAATCATCTTTGATCTGGACGGAACCCTGCTGGACAGCCTGAGAGACATCGCCATCAGTATGAATCAAGCACTGGCAGACAGCGGCTTTCCAATCCACGAAATCGAAGATTACAAGGGTTTTGTAGGCAACGGGCTATTTGAATTGTGCAGAAAAGTTGCACCAAAATCCGTAAAATCGGAAAAAGAGATCGAAGCACTCGCGGAGAAATTCTGGTATCTCTATGAAACCCAATGGTATCTGCACACCAAGACCTATCCAGGTGTGTTGTATCTGATCCAACTGAGCGTTGCCAGAAAGCTCAAAGTGGCAATTCTCTCAAACAAAGTGCACTATTTCACCAAAAAGATGATCCGCCACTTTTTCCGCGGCGTGATGGTCAACCACGGTAAAAACCCCTTTGGCATCTACAGCGGCGAACAACCTGATATGCCGGTGAAACCTGATCCCACCAGAGCTTTGGAACTGGCGAAAAGATTGAAGGTCAAGCCGGAGAATATCGCGTTTTTAGGTGACTCCGCCATCGACGTCGAAACTGCAAAGAACGCAGGCATGATCTCTGTCGGAGCAGCCTGGGGATTTCGCGGCAGAGCCGAACTCGAAGCTGCGGGTGCGGATCTGATCTTTGATACTCCCACGGAGTTTTCCACCTACCTGGAAAAAAGCCCCGTCATCTGA
- a CDS encoding secondary thiamine-phosphate synthase enzyme YjbQ — protein MKSFRKELWFNTAHRREYLNFTSEMEKCVHESGIREGLCLVNAMHITASIFINDNESGLHGDFERWLEKLAPEKPHSQYAHNGFEDNADAHLKRQLMGREVVVAISDGKLDLGIWEQIFYGEYDGKRAKRVLVKIIGE, from the coding sequence ATGAAATCCTTTCGTAAGGAGCTCTGGTTCAATACCGCCCACCGGCGTGAGTATCTCAATTTCACTTCTGAAATGGAGAAATGCGTGCATGAAAGCGGAATCAGAGAAGGCTTGTGTTTGGTGAACGCCATGCACATCACAGCCTCGATCTTCATCAATGACAATGAATCCGGCTTGCATGGCGATTTTGAACGCTGGCTGGAAAAGCTCGCCCCCGAAAAACCGCACTCCCAATATGCTCATAATGGCTTTGAAGACAATGCCGACGCGCATCTCAAACGCCAGCTCATGGGTCGTGAGGTGGTGGTGGCGATCTCCGACGGCAAGCTCGATCTCGGCATCTGGGAACAGATATTCTACGGCGAATATGACGGCAAACGTGCCAAACGCGTGCTCGTAAAAATCATCGGAGAATGA
- a CDS encoding mechanosensitive ion channel family protein, with protein sequence MRQFATPERITLAIRVILIIAIGIPLLGLIRRMIRKLVKDRLSPQSEQLIMRAVLYTGILILLISLLNEFGFKLTALLGAAGVFGIAIGFASQTSVSNIICGIFLISEKPFVVGDFIQVGSTIGMVDSFDLLSIKLKTSDNRFVRVPNETMIKTEVINITRFPRRRANINVCVAYKEDLKKVIGILKKIAESEPLALQDTPPVINVESFGDSGIGILYGVWGKTEELILLKTSLMIGIKEQFEAEGIEIPTLFSRSLPTKNLNP encoded by the coding sequence GTGAGACAATTCGCAACACCGGAGAGAATAACTCTGGCGATCAGGGTGATCCTGATCATTGCCATAGGTATTCCCCTGTTGGGTTTGATCCGCAGGATGATCCGCAAATTGGTCAAAGACCGGCTTTCCCCCCAAAGCGAGCAACTCATAATGCGCGCGGTGTTATACACCGGAATTCTGATCCTATTGATCAGCTTGCTCAACGAGTTTGGATTCAAGCTTACCGCGCTTCTTGGCGCCGCGGGAGTCTTTGGAATCGCCATTGGTTTTGCCTCGCAAACGAGCGTTTCAAACATCATCTGCGGCATCTTTTTGATCTCGGAAAAGCCATTTGTGGTTGGCGATTTCATCCAAGTGGGCAGCACCATCGGGATGGTCGATTCGTTTGATCTGCTCTCCATCAAGCTCAAGACCTCGGACAACCGCTTTGTGCGCGTGCCAAATGAAACCATGATCAAGACGGAAGTGATCAACATCACCCGATTTCCCCGCAGACGGGCGAACATCAACGTTTGTGTGGCATATAAAGAGGATTTGAAGAAAGTGATTGGGATTTTGAAGAAGATAGCGGAATCGGAACCGCTCGCTCTTCAGGACACTCCACCGGTTATAAACGTAGAAAGTTTCGGAGATTCGGGCATCGGCATTCTTTATGGCGTTTGGGGCAAAACCGAGGAGTTAATCCTCCTCAAGACATCGCTAATGATCGGCATCAAAGAGCAGTTTGAAGCAGAAGGAATCGAAATCCCCACCCTTTTTTCCCGCTCTTTGCCGACAAAGAATCTGAACCCATAA